In Candidatus Zixiibacteriota bacterium, the following are encoded in one genomic region:
- a CDS encoding glycosyltransferase family 39 protein yields MVKLAIKRLMSDRPSWQLPLLIFAAALLVRLVYLYQIQSMPTFDYPVMDEQYHIQVASQINSSQGFPDEPYYRAPLYPYFLAVLLQIFGDSLFFPRLIQIFLGSLLPVVLFFITRMLLSQTMALWVAGAAVLYPTYLYYDASLLIESIMPLLVAILLWQCLRSQIKPTALNFAAIGILLGLTALARPNILFFAPALLVWIFWIIRPLIGLKKSLIAYSIIGLCIIVAILPVTVRNYLVSGDHVLIAWQGGFNFFIGNNRLSNGWSATVPGVDATWEGGYREVISIAEQEAGHPLAKSEVSDFWYDASWQELRENPSLLPTLILLKTRLIFNGYEIPNNHSDYITRDYSSLISMLMFDFPFSFPFGILAPLAVLGIGLGLTHFRKFMLLYLLLFSYLASLLMFFVCGRFRQPIMALFIFFAVFAVMRLVAYFRQRNLKGLLLFLLVFALLAIESNHNILGIDSARVRAEESSLLGNAFLRQGKIDEAGIRFHTAITSDPTYAQGYNNLGNLSMKRGQKKQAALYFEIAVAKDSTLFEPYMNLATTYVDAGRNAEAIYILELARARFPNNDYVHLKLGMTYFEAGRVVEAERSVERALKLNPVNTTAIQVAQQIRNRRR; encoded by the coding sequence ATGGTAAAGCTTGCTATCAAGCGTCTTATGAGTGATCGCCCGTCATGGCAGTTACCCCTGCTCATCTTTGCTGCAGCTTTGCTGGTTCGCCTGGTCTATCTATACCAGATACAGTCTATGCCCACATTCGACTATCCGGTTATGGATGAACAGTACCATATTCAAGTGGCAAGCCAAATTAATTCGAGTCAGGGCTTTCCCGACGAACCTTACTACCGCGCTCCGCTCTATCCGTATTTTCTGGCGGTACTTCTGCAGATATTTGGTGATTCGCTCTTTTTTCCACGACTCATTCAAATATTTTTAGGCTCCTTGCTACCCGTTGTTCTTTTTTTCATAACAAGAATGCTCTTGAGTCAGACAATGGCCCTTTGGGTCGCCGGAGCAGCGGTACTTTATCCGACATATCTTTACTACGACGCATCGCTTCTTATTGAATCAATTATGCCTCTGCTGGTGGCGATACTGCTTTGGCAGTGTTTGCGCTCGCAGATCAAGCCCACAGCTCTTAATTTCGCTGCAATCGGTATCCTGCTTGGCCTGACTGCGCTGGCAAGACCGAACATTTTATTTTTCGCCCCGGCGTTGCTTGTTTGGATATTCTGGATAATTCGTCCGTTGATCGGATTGAAAAAATCTCTTATTGCCTATTCCATCATAGGCCTTTGCATAATTGTTGCAATTCTTCCGGTGACCGTCCGAAATTATCTTGTATCAGGCGACCATGTTCTTATAGCGTGGCAAGGTGGTTTCAACTTTTTCATAGGGAATAATCGTCTATCCAACGGCTGGTCAGCCACTGTGCCGGGAGTCGATGCGACCTGGGAAGGAGGTTATCGCGAAGTAATTTCCATTGCTGAACAAGAAGCGGGCCATCCATTGGCAAAATCAGAAGTCTCGGATTTTTGGTATGATGCCTCCTGGCAGGAACTCAGAGAGAATCCATCGCTTTTGCCAACGCTCATCCTGTTGAAAACCAGGCTTATTTTCAACGGGTATGAAATACCAAATAATCACAGTGACTACATCACCCGTGATTATTCTTCACTCATCAGTATGTTAATGTTCGATTTCCCTTTCAGTTTTCCATTTGGAATCCTGGCGCCGCTTGCCGTTTTGGGAATAGGGCTCGGGTTGACTCATTTTCGAAAGTTCATGCTCCTGTATCTGCTTCTCTTTAGCTACCTGGCAAGTTTGCTGATGTTTTTTGTCTGCGGACGGTTTCGCCAACCGATCATGGCCCTATTTATTTTTTTTGCTGTCTTTGCCGTCATGCGGTTAGTGGCGTACTTTAGACAGCGCAACCTAAAAGGTCTTTTACTTTTTCTTCTCGTTTTTGCGCTGCTGGCCATTGAATCAAATCACAATATTCTCGGAATCGATTCTGCCCGCGTGCGCGCCGAAGAATCTTCCCTGCTTGGAAACGCCTTTTTGCGCCAGGGGAAAATCGACGAAGCAGGGATCCGGTTTCATACCGCGATAACATCCGACCCGACATACGCACAAGGTTATAATAATCTTGGGAATTTGAGTATGAAGCGCGGACAAAAAAAGCAGGCCGCGCTCTATTTCGAGATCGCTGTGGCAAAAGACTCTACTCTGTTTGAACCATATATGAACCTTGCGACCACGTATGTCGATGCAGGGCGGAATGCCGAGGCAATTTATATTCTTGAACTCGCTCGCGCCCGTTTTCCTAATAATGATTATGTTCACTTGAAGCTTGGCATGACTTACTTTGAGGCCGGACGTGTAGTGGAAGCCGAGCGGAGCGTAGAACGTGCGCTCAAATTGAACCCGGTAAATACTACTGCCATTCAAGTTGCACAACAGATCAGGAATAGACGGCGATAG
- a CDS encoding peroxiredoxin, with amino-acid sequence MTEHNPNQLPDNFPIPEDDGAADHLQGKGMPSILLSSTAGQAVNIAEISKTLTVFFFYPRTGVPGVEPTVGWDLIPGARGCTPQSCGFRDAYQDFSELQAQVFGVSAQPTSYQKEFADRSKLPFELLSDNDLELTDSLELPTFYAGGARLISRLSLVVKNGIIEKVFYPVFPPDKNAVDVLEYLKSR; translated from the coding sequence ATGACCGAACACAATCCAAATCAACTGCCCGATAATTTTCCTATTCCCGAAGACGACGGCGCTGCGGATCACCTCCAAGGCAAGGGCATGCCTTCTATTTTGCTCAGTTCCACTGCTGGCCAAGCAGTCAATATTGCCGAGATTTCCAAGACGCTCACTGTTTTCTTTTTTTATCCTCGTACAGGCGTCCCCGGCGTGGAGCCGACGGTCGGATGGGATTTGATTCCTGGAGCGCGGGGATGCACCCCTCAAAGCTGTGGTTTTCGAGATGCATATCAGGATTTTAGTGAACTGCAAGCCCAGGTCTTTGGTGTAAGCGCCCAACCGACATCGTATCAAAAAGAATTCGCCGACCGAAGTAAGCTTCCCTTTGAACTGCTGAGCGACAATGACCTTGAACTTACCGACTCGCTTGAATTGCCGACATTTTACGCAGGAGGTGCAAGGCTTATCAGTCGCCTGTCGCTTGTTGTGAAAAACGGCATCATAGAGAAAGTCTTTTATCCGGTTTTTCCACCCGATAAAAACGCTGTGGATGTTCTGGAGTATCTTAAATCAAGATAG
- a CDS encoding phosphatase PAP2 family protein, whose protein sequence is MFEWLGGIDRELFYFFNVTLANPVTDLIMPFLTSNNVLRTLYALALILMFWKGDRKLCWLALFSGLVVLISDQLVSSVLKEIIDRPRPCHSGQLTDIRLLVPCGAGKSMPSAHAANAFGLAVFFSWYYRRLLWYLLVFAALVALSRVCVGVHYPGDIAAGGLIGGSVGLAMVYLYNGLPRNGRLRVLPVATEEKIGPPVID, encoded by the coding sequence ATGTTTGAGTGGTTAGGCGGGATTGACCGCGAGCTTTTCTATTTTTTCAATGTTACTCTGGCCAATCCGGTTACTGATCTTATTATGCCGTTTCTGACATCAAATAATGTCCTTCGTACTCTCTATGCCCTTGCTTTGATTCTGATGTTCTGGAAAGGGGATCGCAAACTTTGCTGGCTCGCATTGTTCTCCGGGCTTGTAGTGCTTATCAGCGACCAGCTTGTGAGTTCTGTACTGAAAGAAATAATTGACCGACCTCGTCCGTGTCATTCGGGGCAATTGACCGATATTCGGCTGTTGGTTCCATGCGGAGCGGGCAAATCAATGCCTTCGGCCCATGCCGCAAATGCTTTTGGTTTGGCTGTCTTTTTTTCCTGGTACTACCGAAGACTGCTGTGGTATTTATTGGTCTTCGCAGCGCTCGTCGCGCTCAGCCGGGTATGTGTCGGTGTGCACTACCCCGGCGATATTGCCGCGGGGGGGCTGATAGGCGGCTCAGTTGGGCTTGCAATGGTCTATTTGTATAACGGGCTGCCTCGAAATGGACGCCTGAGGGTTTTGCCCGTAGCTACAGAAGAGAAGATTGGGCCACCGGTGATTGATTAG
- a CDS encoding YigZ family protein encodes MDDHYFTIGQSARVELKEKASRFIGETFLVTNQNEAQAMIGVVKKREFSASHHCTAWIIGLPGSEKFKYSDDGEPKGTAGKPIYDVLTGHGLMNTLLVVTRYFGGTKLGTGPLARAYSETAKLALEQSGRKEQFVLEQFRLILEFSLYDRWLKLAPKLEVNILDSEFSENVSMKVSIRKSRSNDLRLAFTELTAGKGTLEAIE; translated from the coding sequence ATGGATGACCACTATTTTACCATCGGCCAGTCTGCGCGAGTAGAGCTGAAAGAGAAAGCATCACGGTTTATCGGGGAGACATTTCTTGTTACAAACCAGAACGAAGCACAGGCAATGATTGGGGTGGTTAAAAAAAGAGAATTTTCCGCAAGTCATCATTGCACTGCCTGGATAATCGGACTGCCTGGCAGTGAAAAATTCAAATACTCTGATGACGGCGAGCCGAAAGGAACGGCAGGCAAACCTATCTACGATGTTCTTACCGGACATGGGTTGATGAACACCCTGCTTGTTGTCACGCGTTATTTTGGCGGTACAAAGCTCGGCACCGGCCCGCTTGCGCGGGCGTATTCTGAAACGGCAAAGCTGGCTCTCGAACAGTCGGGAAGAAAAGAACAGTTTGTGTTGGAGCAATTCCGCCTGATATTGGAATTCTCGCTCTATGATCGCTGGCTAAAGCTTGCACCGAAGCTTGAGGTAAATATTCTCGATTCGGAATTTTCCGAAAATGTATCTATGAAAGTATCTATTAGAAAATCTCGCAGCAATGATCTCCGTCTTGCATTCACAGAGCTGACTGCCGGCAAAGGGACTCTGGAGGCGATTGAATAA
- the murQ gene encoding N-acetylmuramic acid 6-phosphate etherase, translated as MTDYKDIIEQLGSLGTERPNPNTADIDRLTALEITKKINAEDKTVAGVVEAALKQIARAAELFAETLRRGDRVFYIGAGTSGRLGVLDAAECPPTFGTRPEQVTGLIAGGYSTMILSLEGVEDDEHAIIGQFAERRLTRNDMVIGIAASRRTPYTLAGLRHAIQLGCQTAFIICNAAQNLPITPSVLIELPVGPEVITGSTRMKSGTAQKMALNTISTTAMILLGKTYGNMMVDLQSKSEKLAARSRKILMETLSVQLNEAESLLESADGSVKIAIVMHKLNCDNTEASKRLNDAGGFISKLA; from the coding sequence GTGACAGATTATAAAGATATCATTGAGCAACTGGGCTCGCTTGGCACTGAACGCCCCAATCCCAATACGGCCGACATAGACCGGCTTACTGCGTTGGAAATTACAAAAAAAATTAATGCCGAAGACAAAACTGTGGCGGGTGTGGTCGAAGCCGCTCTCAAGCAGATCGCCCGTGCGGCGGAACTATTCGCCGAGACCCTTCGCAGGGGAGACCGAGTTTTTTATATCGGCGCTGGCACATCGGGACGTCTCGGTGTTCTTGATGCCGCCGAGTGTCCGCCAACGTTCGGGACCAGGCCTGAGCAGGTGACCGGCCTTATCGCAGGCGGGTACTCGACCATGATTCTTTCCTTGGAAGGTGTTGAAGACGATGAGCATGCCATAATCGGCCAGTTCGCAGAGCGAAGGCTCACAAGAAATGATATGGTCATCGGCATTGCAGCATCGCGCAGAACCCCCTATACCCTTGCCGGGCTCCGCCATGCAATACAGCTCGGCTGTCAGACGGCCTTTATTATTTGCAACGCAGCGCAGAATCTTCCCATTACTCCTTCAGTGCTCATTGAACTTCCGGTCGGCCCGGAAGTCATCACTGGTTCGACACGAATGAAATCTGGGACCGCGCAGAAGATGGCGCTCAATACGATCTCCACAACGGCCATGATCCTGCTCGGCAAGACTTACGGAAATATGATGGTTGATCTTCAGTCAAAATCTGAAAAACTCGCCGCCCGCTCAAGAAAAATTCTGATGGAAACCCTGAGTGTGCAACTTAATGAGGCTGAATCGCTTTTAGAAAGCGCGGATGGTTCGGTGAAAATTGCCATTGTGATGCACAAGCTTAACTGTGACAACACCGAAGCCTCTAAGCGGTTGAATGATGCCGGCGGCTTTATCTCAAAATTGGCTTAG
- a CDS encoding tetratricopeptide repeat protein — MSILMTVMPRPAMRFIQAAIVPFVVTITGIFFFGCSGNDSIESLKQKGEEAFLNQKYPQARTYFRKALAKAPSDRDALYFLGMASRRDFIYDSALTFLKRADLLYPGDREIYTQLLEVALAMQDWDIAISAIGGLIKTGDRPESRYAQLAELWGRNNHPANSYFYIKKALEVEPDNQNHYIQAANLAGIVDSVQAALAYNDSAIARFGSLDQFITSRALIYMSMKEYTKAEELYRNIFVKDSSLPYARLNLANCLGAQESKVKKQEALKLYTSILGKIGPEFKIDSLIIDLKTSLK; from the coding sequence TTGTCTATACTTATGACCGTTATGCCCAGACCTGCCATGCGATTCATTCAAGCCGCTATTGTCCCCTTTGTCGTTACGATAACGGGAATTTTCTTTTTTGGCTGTAGCGGCAATGATTCGATTGAGTCACTAAAACAAAAGGGGGAGGAAGCCTTTTTAAATCAAAAGTATCCCCAGGCCCGTACCTATTTCCGCAAAGCTTTGGCCAAAGCCCCATCAGACAGGGACGCCCTTTATTTTCTTGGGATGGCCAGCCGACGTGATTTTATTTATGACTCCGCCTTAACATTCCTCAAGCGCGCCGATTTACTGTATCCGGGCGATAGGGAGATCTATACGCAGTTGTTGGAAGTGGCTTTGGCTATGCAGGATTGGGATATTGCCATTTCGGCAATTGGCGGACTTATAAAAACCGGCGACAGACCCGAAAGCCGTTACGCCCAACTCGCGGAGTTATGGGGACGCAACAATCACCCCGCGAACTCATACTTCTATATCAAAAAAGCTCTTGAGGTTGAACCGGATAATCAGAATCACTACATCCAGGCCGCAAACCTCGCCGGTATTGTCGACTCGGTCCAGGCAGCCCTGGCCTACAATGACAGCGCTATTGCCCGATTTGGCTCGCTTGATCAGTTCATAACAAGCCGCGCGCTTATCTATATGTCCATGAAGGAATACACCAAAGCCGAAGAGCTGTATCGGAATATCTTTGTGAAGGATTCAAGCTTACCCTATGCAAGACTAAATCTTGCCAATTGCCTCGGGGCTCAGGAGAGCAAAGTAAAGAAGCAGGAAGCACTTAAGCTCTATACATCCATATTGGGCAAGATCGGACCGGAATTTAAGATTGATTCTTTGATTATAGACCTGAAAACCTCCCTAAAATAA
- a CDS encoding NFACT family protein has product MQTALHIAALVAELKKTCAGGTIVSSEYYKKERAAYFFIRKDKTLSALGFVFHPSGSGYFCVPASKIKIETTEKPWPIFGLNDAVIQSIDQHGLDRIFEFKCLVQGKTCTVVFEAIGPNGNIWFLDESGGRQATLRNKTFEPGEKYQSVIMQSKLNPFDITPHSLREKMAEEEFPSLVTAIEKRVTGFNRTISKEAVKRAGLDFVELSVLTDIMFETLCGKMKEMAERFLAMETGYLYSIKSSFEAYPFKLTTVETDPEKFKSISLAVLEMFGRKQAAIDEEDSSERVHNSIEKGIDKLKKRIVHIERDIREAGKFEQYKKLGELLQINHTTIKRGMTEIIVADILSEDQRKISIPLDPALSASGNTEAYFKKHRKGREGLELLERRLEVTRQELAELETVQSSVRNDYENATARYQTELASLLPIVGEKQESLQRLPYRPHTLSTGVTIFIGRDGADNDRTTFEFARPYELWFHAQQCPGSHVILKFPNKSFTPSRREIEETAAIAAFHSRAKNDRLVPVIYTERKYVRKPRKAKPGLVSVEREKSVMVEPKKPE; this is encoded by the coding sequence ATGCAAACCGCACTACATATCGCCGCGCTTGTGGCTGAATTGAAAAAAACCTGCGCTGGCGGGACAATTGTCTCCTCTGAATATTATAAAAAAGAGCGGGCCGCCTATTTTTTCATTCGGAAAGACAAAACGCTGAGCGCCCTCGGGTTTGTTTTCCATCCAAGCGGCTCAGGCTATTTCTGCGTTCCGGCATCCAAAATAAAAATCGAAACAACTGAGAAACCATGGCCTATCTTTGGCCTCAACGATGCCGTCATACAGTCAATCGACCAGCATGGCCTCGATCGGATATTTGAATTTAAGTGTCTTGTCCAAGGCAAGACCTGCACAGTTGTATTCGAGGCCATCGGCCCGAATGGCAATATCTGGTTTCTCGATGAATCGGGGGGACGTCAGGCAACACTTCGAAACAAAACATTCGAGCCGGGAGAAAAATATCAGTCAGTTATTATGCAATCCAAACTCAACCCCTTTGATATCACCCCCCACTCGCTTCGAGAAAAAATGGCCGAAGAAGAGTTTCCTTCGCTTGTTACAGCCATAGAAAAACGCGTAACCGGATTCAACCGCACTATATCAAAGGAAGCAGTAAAGCGCGCCGGACTGGATTTTGTTGAGTTGAGCGTTCTCACAGATATCATGTTTGAAACACTCTGTGGTAAAATGAAGGAAATGGCGGAGCGATTTTTAGCGATGGAGACGGGTTATCTGTATTCCATAAAGAGCAGCTTCGAAGCCTATCCCTTCAAACTGACAACAGTTGAAACCGACCCTGAGAAATTCAAATCAATCTCACTGGCTGTACTCGAGATGTTCGGTCGAAAACAGGCCGCAATTGATGAAGAAGACAGCAGCGAGCGGGTTCATAATTCCATTGAAAAGGGAATAGATAAACTCAAAAAACGTATCGTCCATATTGAACGGGATATTCGCGAGGCCGGCAAATTCGAGCAATATAAAAAGCTCGGTGAGCTGCTTCAGATAAATCATACCACGATCAAAAGGGGAATGACCGAAATAATTGTCGCTGACATCCTCAGCGAAGATCAACGGAAAATCAGTATTCCGCTTGATCCCGCGCTTTCGGCAAGCGGCAACACCGAAGCGTATTTCAAAAAACACCGCAAAGGGCGCGAAGGATTGGAGTTGCTTGAGCGAAGACTCGAAGTCACACGTCAAGAACTTGCAGAATTGGAAACCGTTCAGTCATCCGTCCGAAATGATTATGAAAATGCCACTGCGCGTTATCAAACTGAGCTTGCATCCCTTTTGCCAATTGTGGGAGAAAAGCAGGAGAGTCTCCAGCGGCTCCCCTATCGTCCGCACACGCTTTCGACCGGTGTGACAATTTTTATTGGTCGCGATGGAGCCGACAATGACCGGACAACATTTGAGTTTGCTCGTCCGTATGAGTTGTGGTTCCATGCCCAACAATGTCCCGGCTCGCATGTTATATTGAAATTTCCAAACAAATCATTTACGCCCTCCCGGCGCGAAATCGAGGAGACCGCGGCAATTGCCGCATTTCACAGCAGAGCTAAAAATGATCGGCTTGTGCCGGTTATTTATACCGAGCGGAAGTATGTCCGGAAACCGCGCAAGGCAAAGCCTGGGCTTGTGAGTGTCGAGCGTGAGAAGTCGGTGATGGTCGAGCCGAAAAAGCCGGAGTAG
- a CDS encoding M12 family metallo-peptidase: MNNRVTHWAVEGFFILCLCAFFSAEAKEPDPNRDSVDAKPSLEIDVPSTASTPFDVSLAAAVKNYLEYDFRQNRITGTNIQMVGSIPEATANHFSQADSLSNILFVSVSGYLSDDPLLLPNSKRGYSFKRVKEQLHISIKAELLKYDPPTNRFTTAQKTNVTETSRPRWIHPRTPNQTRSVDSLISSTAEPLEFVLARTVEKLVDNLDLGNSLPLEIIGSRNLFARILVDSNFVNEHASNWTERAAWIVITASSTLAQAFNCSLEIIGVDISKVQDTLIAHSSLSLQFHHFCENYLVQGDTLIIGLTGGHGVDFFTGRDSDQIGLSEIGGTRILLKAFPVVNHDLRNWQGMFSGRSLAHEIGHLMGAIHVSDMNSIMSPMLSWTGTENFDSFNREIIRHTLADSLDPSDPVEYAATVGDMLSRGNHRLVDFPPIAYRGLVAARSKNQEKQLKTSVQSPVYLLAGEAFGHYANGNVNVAASLFREAISKEPRYAALHYYYALCTQGQFSLDAMTRAAELGHWQAQVLLQGRREWLSTGND, translated from the coding sequence ATGAACAATCGGGTAACTCATTGGGCTGTAGAGGGATTTTTTATTTTATGCCTGTGTGCATTTTTTTCGGCTGAAGCGAAAGAACCCGATCCCAATAGAGATTCGGTCGATGCCAAACCATCGCTTGAGATAGACGTTCCATCAACCGCAAGCACTCCTTTCGATGTCTCGCTGGCTGCCGCGGTAAAGAATTATCTTGAATATGACTTTCGTCAGAACAGAATCACGGGAACCAACATTCAAATGGTTGGGAGCATTCCGGAAGCGACGGCCAATCACTTTTCACAAGCAGACTCGTTATCGAACATATTGTTTGTAAGCGTATCCGGATATCTTTCCGATGATCCTCTCTTATTGCCAAATTCAAAACGCGGATACTCGTTTAAGAGGGTGAAAGAACAACTGCATATTAGCATCAAGGCGGAGCTTCTGAAATACGATCCTCCTACAAATCGTTTCACAACTGCACAAAAAACAAATGTCACTGAAACTTCGCGCCCTCGCTGGATACATCCCCGGACCCCGAACCAAACCCGATCGGTCGATTCGCTTATTTCATCTACCGCCGAGCCGCTTGAATTTGTTTTAGCACGGACAGTGGAGAAACTTGTGGATAACTTGGATCTTGGAAACTCGCTTCCACTCGAGATTATTGGCAGCAGAAATCTGTTTGCCCGAATACTGGTTGACAGCAACTTTGTGAATGAACACGCATCCAATTGGACAGAAAGAGCCGCTTGGATTGTCATTACTGCATCATCAACTCTCGCACAGGCATTTAACTGTTCTCTGGAAATTATTGGAGTCGATATTTCGAAGGTTCAAGACACTCTTATTGCCCATAGTTCATTGAGCCTTCAATTTCATCACTTCTGCGAAAACTATCTCGTTCAGGGCGACACCCTCATCATCGGGCTGACCGGAGGACATGGCGTCGATTTTTTCACCGGACGGGATTCTGACCAAATTGGACTCAGCGAAATAGGCGGTACACGAATTTTGCTCAAAGCTTTTCCCGTCGTTAACCATGACCTCCGCAACTGGCAGGGAATGTTTTCAGGCCGCTCACTGGCTCATGAAATCGGCCATCTTATGGGAGCGATTCATGTCTCGGATATGAACTCAATTATGTCGCCAATGTTGTCTTGGACCGGCACAGAAAACTTCGACAGTTTCAACCGCGAGATTATTCGCCATACCCTTGCCGATTCGCTTGATCCGAGTGATCCCGTTGAGTATGCAGCGACAGTGGGCGATATGCTGTCTAGGGGTAATCATAGGCTTGTGGACTTCCCTCCAATTGCATACCGTGGGCTGGTCGCGGCAAGGTCAAAAAATCAGGAAAAACAATTGAAGACGTCTGTGCAGTCACCGGTCTATCTCTTAGCTGGCGAGGCCTTCGGCCACTATGCCAACGGCAATGTAAATGTTGCGGCTTCGCTATTTCGCGAAGCCATCTCCAAAGAACCAAGGTATGCCGCCTTGCATTATTATTATGCCCTTTGTACTCAGGGTCAATTCTCACTGGATGCAATGACCCGCGCCGCAGAGCTTGGCCACTGGCAGGCTCAAGTGCTATTGCAGGGGCGACGTGAATGGCTTTCAACGGGCAACGATTGA
- a CDS encoding DNA-processing protein DprA, translating into MINLTQYSSVVQMLAICKYGQISPRLFDLLIRRYLTTEEILLAERESLQEIEGLSSVTVSKIVEASDHLQEAQEFISSLKAREITITSRFEEPYPALLLELNDPPTLLYVRGQLSDPDKKTIGLLGAENASAEGIEITSALAKRFSEAGIQIISSLTLGTDAAVHLGSKVSKGSSFAVIDRGFENLTDPATMPLAIDIALTGGVISEYSPERQVSEETIFDSNRLLVGLSQAVVITEVYSDSKRVHDIIEFCNDIGKLAFIFIDPRYGALADETSLAKALSNGLIPIEGYDKVDNIIKVLV; encoded by the coding sequence ATGATTAATCTCACACAATACAGTTCGGTAGTGCAGATGCTTGCCATCTGCAAATATGGCCAGATTTCCCCACGACTTTTTGATCTTCTTATCCGGCGCTATCTGACGACCGAGGAGATTTTGCTGGCCGAGCGGGAATCGCTTCAAGAAATCGAGGGATTATCGTCGGTTACTGTAAGTAAAATTGTTGAGGCGTCAGATCATCTTCAGGAAGCTCAAGAGTTTATCTCATCCCTGAAGGCGCGCGAGATCACGATTACTTCGCGATTCGAAGAGCCATATCCGGCGCTTTTACTTGAACTCAACGACCCGCCGACCCTGCTCTATGTGCGCGGCCAGTTGTCGGACCCCGATAAAAAAACAATCGGTCTTTTAGGGGCGGAAAACGCCTCGGCTGAAGGAATCGAAATCACATCCGCTCTGGCAAAACGGTTCAGCGAGGCCGGCATACAGATTATTTCCTCCCTCACACTGGGAACCGATGCCGCAGTGCATTTAGGAAGCAAAGTCTCCAAGGGATCGTCGTTTGCCGTTATTGACCGAGGCTTTGAAAATTTAACCGACCCAGCCACAATGCCGCTTGCCATTGATATTGCCTTGACCGGAGGAGTCATAAGCGAATATTCTCCTGAACGTCAGGTTAGCGAAGAAACTATCTTTGATTCCAATCGCTTGTTGGTCGGCCTCTCTCAGGCGGTGGTTATCACCGAAGTATATTCGGATTCAAAACGAGTGCATGATATCATAGAGTTCTGCAACGATATCGGCAAATTGGCCTTTATTTTTATTGACCCGCGCTACGGCGCCCTTGCCGATGAAACCAGTCTTGCCAAGGCTCTCAGCAACGGGCTTATTCCCATAGAGGGATATGATAAAGTCGACAATATCATCAAAGTTCTTGTCTGA
- a CDS encoding PfkB family carbohydrate kinase: protein MNKAHRIDCLGLGIMPYDILFTVPSLPPAGGKVDASSLHTHGGGPVPGVMVGLTRLGLKCAVIAAVGDDLAGKEMRKELLRENISSKYLVSKKGSSDAALGFVEEGSGRRTISLYRGASVKPTDLKLKEYPVPKLIHLDGRDLEACIKLARWGKKHRSIITFDIGSIRNDVSPIFPFVDHLIVADSFAFPYTGAKNATDAITALRRLCLGTVVVTKGVTGATGCENDSFVRHPAYIVETVDTTGAGDAFHTGYIFGLLNNQPLAERLKLGSAVAAIKCMKPGARTGLPTATALNKFLKNAPVTYV from the coding sequence TTGAATAAAGCGCATAGAATTGACTGCCTCGGACTGGGGATAATGCCGTATGATATTCTCTTCACCGTTCCATCCCTGCCCCCTGCCGGAGGCAAGGTCGATGCTTCGTCTCTCCACACTCATGGCGGCGGTCCGGTTCCGGGTGTCATGGTTGGATTGACTCGGCTTGGGCTCAAGTGCGCTGTCATTGCCGCCGTGGGCGATGACTTGGCCGGCAAAGAAATGCGCAAAGAGCTCCTCAGGGAAAATATCAGCAGTAAATATTTAGTGAGCAAGAAAGGATCCTCTGACGCTGCGCTCGGATTTGTGGAAGAAGGATCTGGCCGAAGAACCATCTCGCTCTATCGCGGGGCGTCGGTAAAACCAACTGATCTAAAGCTCAAAGAGTACCCTGTGCCCAAGCTCATTCATCTGGATGGGCGCGATCTGGAAGCATGCATCAAACTGGCGCGATGGGGTAAAAAGCATCGTTCGATTATTACCTTTGATATCGGTTCAATCCGAAACGATGTCTCGCCTATCTTTCCATTTGTTGACCATTTAATAGTCGCCGACAGCTTTGCGTTTCCATATACGGGAGCGAAAAATGCCACAGATGCGATTACTGCACTGCGTCGGTTATGCCTCGGTACCGTGGTTGTTACCAAGGGGGTTACCGGAGCAACCGGATGTGAAAATGACTCGTTTGTCCGCCATCCAGCTTACATAGTCGAAACCGTCGATACAACCGGGGCCGGGGATGCCTTTCACACCGGTTATATCTTTGGATTGTTGAATAACCAACCGCTTGCCGAACGGCTCAAATTAGGCTCGGCAGTAGCGGCAATAAAATGTATGAAGCCCGGAGCGAGGACAGGATTGCCAACAGCCACTGCGCTCAATAAATTCCTCAAAAACGCTCCTGTGACTTATGTTTGA